DNA from Acidobacteriota bacterium:
CCAGATCGGACGGGATGTGGACGCGGCAAGGGAGTACTTTCGACGTACGGAGAGTTGACGAGAGTTGAACTGATACGAGGAGCCCAACCGATGGCAAGTGAACAGATCTTCAACGTGGACAGCCAGAGTTTCGATGATCAGGTACTCGGGTCGGACACCCCGGTGCTGGTGGACTTCTGGGCGACCTGGTGCGGCCCGTGCCGGATGGTGGCGCCGATCCTGGACGAGCTGGCCGGGGAGTACGACGGGCGCCTCCGCATCGCCAAGCTGGACGTCGACCACGCCCAGGACGTGGCCGTTCGCTACGGCGTCCAGGGCATCCCGCACTTCATCCTGTTCAAGGATGGCGAGATCCTGGGCCGCATGACCGGCGCCGCGCCGAAGATGCGGTTCGAGGCCTTCCTGAACGATCACGTCTAGGCGTAGGCGCGGAGTGTCGCTCCTTCTGCGTTCGGACCCACCCCCACGCGGCCCTGGACGGCTGGACGCCGTCGGACGATGGGCCCGTAGCGGCGCTTCGGCGTGATGGTCTGGGCGCGCGGCGAGCTTCTGGGGGCTCTTCTTTCGGAGGAGAAGGCCGAGGCACTCGTCGTCCTGGCGGGTTCGAGTCGTGACCCGGATCTTCAGCCGTTCGTCGGAGGTGCTCGACTGGGAGACGCATGCGTGGTGGCGCATGGCGGCGGGGCCTGGCTCGCGTACTTCACCTCGATGGAGCGGGAAGAGGCGGCCCGGGCGGGGGCGGGGGGTGTCGAGCTGGTTCATCCCGCTGACTTCGGGATGGAAACGCTACGTCGGGAAGGGAAGAGCAGCGAAGAGATCTTCGCGGCGGCTGTGAAGGCCGCGTGCGATTGGGCCGGCGTGGCTCCGGGTCGAGTAGCGCTTGCCGGTCGGCCGGCGGCGGGCCTTGCCGTGGCAATGGCGAGGATGCTCGAGGAGGCTGGGTGGAAGCCTGTTTCGGGACGCGGGCTGATGCTGGCGCTACGCCGCACCAAGACCGAAAGCGAAGTCGAAGGAATCGCCTCCGCCTCGCGAGCAACGGTCGAGGCCTTCGAATCAGTGGCGCGGATGCTTGCGCGTAGTTCGCTGCGAGAGGACGGCGAACTCTGGTTGGAGGAGGAGCGTTTGACGGTTGCCCGGGTCAAGGCTCTCGCCGCCCGGGTGTTCGCCGGACACGGTTTGGAACAGCCCGAGAGTTCCATTGTCGCTCCGGGGGAAGAGGGGGCCACCGGGCACAGCACCGGCACGCCGGAACGGGTGCTGAGGGCAGGGGAGTCCATCGTCGTCGACCTGTTCCCGCGCGGCCGGCTGTTCGCCGACTGCACGAGGACCTTCTGTGTGGGAGAGGCTCCCGCGGCCCTGGCGGAGGCCCATGCCCTGGTCCTCGAGGCCCTCGAGGTCAGCCTCGACGCTGTTCGACCGGGAGTGCGCGGCTGGACGTTGCACGAACAAGTCTGCCGCCTGTTCGAGAACGAGGGCTTCGCGGTGCCGGACAAGAATCCCGGCACGCAGATGGGCTACTTCCACCTGCTAGGCCATGGCGTCGGCTACGAGTTGCACGAGCTACCCAGCTTCCGGAAGTCCGGACCCGGCACCGACGAGTTCGTCGCCGGCGATGTGGTGACGATCGAGCCCGGTCTCTACGATCCAGACGCCGGATGGGGAGTGCGACTCGAGGATCTCGTGGTCGTCACGGAGGACGGCATGACGAACCTCACGCCGCTGCCCCGCGATCTCGATCCCCGTTCCTGGTAGGCGGCCTCGAAGTCACGGTCCACTGATGCCGTCCAGCCAGTCCGGTGGGCCAGGGGGGCGGTCCCAGCGGACTCGAAGCGAGCGACTTCCTGCGCCAACCCGGAAACCAACGACCTGCCGAAGCGAGCGGAGTGGAGCGAGCGCCGCCCTCCCATTCTCTTCTTGAGCGGGAGCGGCCGCTGGGACTGCCCCCCTGGCCCACCGGACTGGCGGGGCGCCACCGCTCAGTTCCGGTCGACCCAGTAGTTGGGCGCTTCCTTCGTGATCAGGACGTCGTGGGCGTGGCCTTCTTTCTGGCCGGCGGCCGTGACGCGGATCATGCGCGCTCGCGTCCTGAGCTCGCCGACGCTGGCGCAGCCTGAGAGGCCCATTCCCGAGCGGAGACCGCCGGTGAGCTGGCCGATCACCTGGTGGACGCTTCCCTTGTGCGGCACCATGCCCTCGATGCCTTCCGGCACGAGCTTCGACAGCGGCTGGTCGTCGGACTGAAAGTAGCGGTCAGCGCTACCGTCGGCCATCGCAGACAGCGAACCCATCCCGCGGTAGGCCTTGTAGCTGCGCCCCTGGTAGAGGATCGTCTCGCCGGGGCTCTCCTCGGTTCCCGCGAGCAGGGAGCCGACCATCACGCTGTGGGCGCCACAGGCGAGCGCCTTCGTCAGGTCCCCGGAGAACCGGATTCCGCCGTCCGCGACGACCGGCAGATCGGCGGCGGCCGAGGCGGCGTCGCGAATCGCCGTCACCTGGGGCATGCCGGCGCCCGTGACGACCCGGGTCGTGCAGATGCTGCCCGGACCGATGCCGACCTTGATCCCGTCCGCGCCGCGTTCGGCGAGTTCGCGTGCGCCGTCAGCGGTGGCCACGTTGCCGACCAGGAGCTGAGCGTCGGGAAGGGTCTCCCGGATACGCTCCACTGCGTCGAGCACACCGCGACTGTGGGCGTGAGAAGAGTCGACGACGAGCACGTCGGCCTGGGCCGAGGCCAGCGCCTGCGCCCGTTCCAGGTAGTCGCCGGCCGTGCCGACCGCAGCCGCCACTCGCAGGCGACCGAGGTCGTCCTTGCAGGCGATCGGGTACTCCATCATCTTCTGGATGTCCTTGACGGTGATCAGGCCCTTCAGGTTGCCGTCGTCGTCCACGACCAGCAGCTTCTCGATCCGATGCTGGTGAAGCTGCGCCTTGGCCTGTTCCAGCGTCGTTCCCTGGGGAACCGTGACCAGGTTTTCGTGCGTCATCAGCTCGGATACGGGACGGCTCGTGTTCGTCTCGAACCGGAGGTCGCGGTTGGTCAGGATGCCCACCAGGTGCCCCTCGCGGTCGGTGACCGGTACGCCGGAGATTTTGAAGCGCGCCATCAGATCGAGCGCCTCGTGGATGCGCTGCTCGGGCCGGATCGTGATCGGGTTGACGATCATCCCCGCCTCGGAGCGCTTGACCCGGTCGACTTCGGTGGCCTGGGCTTCGATGGAGAGGTTCTTGTGGATCACCCCGATGCCGCCTTCCTGGGCCAGAGCGATCGCCAGCTCGGCCTCGGTCACGGTGTCCATCGCGGCCGAGATCAGAGGGATGTTCAGTTCGATGCCGCGCGTGACGCGGGTGCCGAGGCGGACTGCATTCGGATGCACCTCCGACAGGCCCGGGGCCAGGAGGACATCGTCGAAGGTGAGGGCAAGTGCGGGGGTGCCACCCCCTGAATCCGACGTTTCCATGCCGAACGCTATCAACTGGCAAGCTGTGACGCACCCGGCTGGCCGGCGGTTCCCCGGTAGTCAGCCCTGTGCGGACGCAGTGTTGACCTCTACACGGCGACGGGGGCGCCGCAGCACTTCTTGTACTTCTTGCCGGAGCCGCAGGGGCAGGGGGCGTTGCGGCCGACCTTGGCCTGGGAGCGGACGATGGTGCGGGGCTTCTGCGGACGCATGGGTGGGCCGCCGGACGCCTGGGGCGGCGGGAAGCCGCCCGGGGCGGCACCCGGAGGGCCACCTGCGGGTATCCCCGGCATACCCGGGCCTGGGCCCGGCTGCGATCCGGCTGGGGGAGCGGGAAGGCCGAGGGTGCTCGGGTGGCGGAAGCTCATGTCCGCGGGACGCAGCGCCCGACGCCGGCGTTCCAGCTCGGCGATCTCCTCGGCGGAGATGGGACGCAGACGGAACAGATCCTTGATGATCGTGTCTTCGATTCGCTCCTTCATCTCCGTGAAGAGCTCGTAGCTCTCGCGCTTGTACTCGTTCTTCGGATCGCGCTGGCCGTAGCCACGGAGGCCGATCCCCTCCTTCAGGTGGTCGAGGGCGAGCAGGTGGTCCTTCCAGGAGGAGTCGACGACGCGGAGCATGTGGTGGCGTTCGGCGGCACGTAGAGCCTCGGCGCCGTGCGCTTCCTCCTTCTCGCCGTAGCTCCGCTCGGCCGCACCCAGGATCGCCTCGCGCAACTCCTCGGTACCGAGTTCCTCCAGCGGATCCCCGAGGTCCTGTTCTTCGAGGTCGAAGAAGACGCGGATCTCGGAGCGCAGTTCGTCGATCTGCCAGTCTCGGGGGTCCGCCTTGGCTGGACAGTGCCGGTCGATCAGGTAGTCGACGACGTCGCCGGCGATCCGCGTCACGTAGTCCCGTCCCTCGCGGCCGAGGAGGATGTCGCGGCGCAGCTCGTAGATCGCCTCGCGCTGCTTGTTCATCACGTCGTCGTACTCGAGCAGGTTCTTGCGGATCTCGAAGTTCCGGCCCTCGACCTGGGTTTGGGCCCGCTCGATCGCGCGGTTCACCATGCCTGCTTCGATCGGCATGCCCTCCTCCATGCCGAGGCGCTTCATCAGCGCCTGGACCCGATCCGAGGCGAAGATCCGCATCAGGTCGTCCTGCAGGGAGAGGTAGAAGCGTGAGGAGCCCGGATCGCCCTGGCGGCCGGACCGGCCGCGAAGCTGGTTGTCGATGCGCCGCGACTCGTGCCTTTCGGTGCCGAGAATGTGCACGCCGCCGGCCGCGACGACCTCCTCCCGTTCCGCCGCGCAGAGCTCCTCGTACCGGGCGAGAGCCTCGGCAAAGCTCTCCGGGTCCTTCGCTTCGTCGACCTCGGCCCGGGCCAGTTGCTCGGGGCTGCCGCCGAGGACGATGTCCGTGCCGCGACCCGCCATGTTCGTGGCGATCGTCACCGCGCCGCGGCGGCCGGCCTGGGCCACGATCGCCGCCTCGCGTTCGTGGTACTTCGCGTTCAGCACGACGTGCTGGACCCGGTTCTTCTTCAGCAGCCGCGACAACATCTCGCTGTTCTCGATGGAGACGGTGCCGACCAGCACAGGTTGGCCTTGCTTCTGGCAGTCCTGGATCTCCTCGACGACGGCATTCCATTTCTCGGGCGCCGTGCGGTAGACGAGATCGGAGCGATCGTCGCGAATCATCGGCTCGTTCGTCGGCACGACGACGACATCGAGGCTGTAGATCTGGCTGAACTCGCCCGCCTCCGTGTCGGCCGTGCCGGTCATGCCGGCCAGCTTCTCGTACATGCGGAAGTAGTTCTGGAACGTGATCGTCGCCAGGGTCTGGTTTTCGCGCTCGATCCGCACGCCTTCCTTCGCCTCGACCGCCTGGTGCAGGCCGTCGGACCAGCGCCGGCCGGGCATCTTGCGGCCGGTGAACTCGTCGACGATCACGACCTGGCCGTTCTCGATCAGGTACTCGACATCGCGGCGGTAGAGGTGATGCGCCCGCAGTCCCTGGTTGACCGCGTGCAGCACGTCCATGTTCTCCATCTCGAACAGGTTGCCGACCCCGAGGAGCTTCTCGACCTTGGCGGCGCCCTCGTCGGTGAGGGTCGCCGTGTGCGCCTTCTCGTCGCATACGAAATCGCCGGTCGTGTACTTGCGGTCGCCTTCGCGGACCTCCTCGCCGCGTTCGAGTTTGGGGATGATCCGGTTGACGAGCGTGTACTTCTCGGTTGACTGCTCGGACGGCCCCGAGATGATCAGGGGCGTTCGTGCCTCGTCGATGAGGATCGAGTCGACTTCGTCGACGATCGCGAAGTGGTGGCCCCGCTGGACCATCGACTCCAGCGTGAACTTCATGTTGTCGCGCAGGTAGTCGAAGCCGAGCTCGTTGTTCGTGCCGTACGTGATGTCCGCGCCGTAGGCCTGCTGCCGCTCCTGGTCGGTCAGGCCGTGCTGGATCACACCGACGTCGAGACCGAGGAAGCGGTAGATCTCTCCCATCCACTCGGCGTCGCGTCGCGCCAGATAGTCGTTCACGGTGACGACGTGGACGCCGTTGCCCGCGAGGGCGTTGAGGTAGACGGGCAGGGTAGCGACCAGGGTCTTGCCCTCGCCGGTCTTCATCTCGGCGATCTTCCCTTGATGAAGAACGACCCCGCCGAGCAACTGGACGTCGTAGTGCCGCATGCCCAGGGTGCGGCGCGAGGCCTCGCGAACGGTGGCGAAGGCGGGAACCAGCAGGTCGTCGAGACCGGCGCCCTGGTCGAGGCGGGTTCGAGCCTCGCCGGTGCGCGCGCGCAACTGATCGTCGGACAGCGCTTCGAGTTCCGGCTCGAGGGCGTTGATCCCGTCCACGAGCGGCTGAAGCCGCTTCAGGTCACGGTCGTGCTTGCTGCCGAAGACCTTGGTGATCGTCTTTGAGATCATGGGAGTGTTCCCTTCGGTCCGCGCGACGGTGGCGGCGACCGCATGCCGGGAAGAAGGCTGGGAATCCTAGCGCGGCGTTTCGTGACGCAGCGGGCCCTCAGCCCTGGTCCCGCAGATACTCGAACGGGTTGCGGGGGTCACCTTCGAGCCGAACCTCGTAGTGCAGGTGGTAACCCGTCGCCCGTCCGGAGTTGCCGACCCTGCCCAGGACATCGCCGCGATGGACCTCCTGGCCCTCCTCGACGAGGATCTCGGCCAGGTGCCCGTACCGCGTCTCGTAGCCGAAGCGGTGGAGCACATAGACGGCCCGGCCCAGGTTGCCCATCCGCTCCGCGCGGACGATGATCCCGTCCGCTGTCGCGCGCACCGGAAAACCGCGATCCGCGGAGATGTCGAGACCGGAGTGGTGGGCTCGCTGGCCGGTGATCGGATCGCGTCGGAATCCGAAGCCACTGTTGATCACACCGCGCACCGGCCAGGTCATCGGGGTCGAGTCGAGGACGAGCTGACGTTCCTGGAACGCGCCGTCGACGGCGTCGAGCTGACCTCCGAGCAGCGACGCTCGTGCCTCCAGCAGGGAAAGATCGGAACTGTCCGGCGTCTTCAGGCTCGTGAAGGTGCCCCCGGCGCCGGCTTCCGACAGTCGACTCTCCGGCTCGCCGCCGACGATCTGCTCGAGTCCGGCGACGATCGCGAGATCGCGAGTGCGGTCCTCCGCCTCGGTCAAGGCCTGCTGCAGGCGGGAGACGCTTGACTCGAAGGAGGCGTTGGAGCGGCGCAGATCCACGTTCTCGCGCTGTATCCGTTCCAGGTCGCGGAGCTGGACCGCCGATCGGACCTGATAGACGGTAACCCAGCCCGTAACGCCGAGCACGAGCCCGGCGGCCACCGCGATGGCGGCCAACCAGCGGCTGCTGATCCGGAACTGCCGCGTTCGCCTCATTGAGTGAGGGACGAAAACGATCGTGTGAGTCCTGTGCGGCATATCGACCGGGATCGATTTTAGCAGCAAACACCTGAGTCGTCAGAGCGGCGGCCGGGCGAGGCGGAGGGTAGCCCCGCCCGGCCGCCGTGCGCGTCGGCGTCATGGGTTGCGGCGGTCCAGCGGCCGGTACTGAATCGCCTCCGCAACGTGGGTGACGTCGATCCGCGGGGAGGAGTCCAGATCGGCAATCGTGCGAGCCACCTTGAGTGCTCTGGCCAGTGCCCTGGCCGACATGGCCAGACGCTCGAAGGCCGCGTCGAGCAGGCTCTGGGCTGCTTCGGTCGGTTGGCAGTGCTCTTCCAGATCCCGGCGCGACATCGCGCTGTTCAGGGGCTCCGGATGGCCGGTGGGGAAGCGGAAGGCCTGGGTGCGGCGGGCCGCCGCCACCCTCTCCGCGATCTCGGCGGAACTCTCGCAGGCCGGTCCCTTCAGGTCTTCCAGGCTGGGAACCGGCATCTCGACGTGGAGATCGATCCGGTCGAGCAAGGGACCGGAGAGCTGGCGTCGATAGCGGTCGATGTCTCCCGCCGCGCAGACGCACTCCGCCCGCGGATCACCGAGGTGGCCGCAGCGGCAGGGGTTGCAGGCGGCGACCAGGGTAAAGCGGGCGGGGAAGGTGAGCCGGGCTTTCGCCCGGACGACCGTGACGGCGCCGTCCTCGAGCGGCTGGCGAAGCGCCTCGAGCGCATCCCGCCGGAACTCGGGCAGTTCGTCCAGGAACAGCACGCCGGCGTGCGCCAGGCTGATCTCCCCGGGTCGGGGAACCGATCCGCCGCCGATCAGGCCCGACGAGGAGACGCCGGCGTGCGGGCTGCGGAAGGGGCGAGTCCAGACCAGTCCCCCGGCGCCGTGCGCGAGGCCGGACAGGGAGTGGATCTTCGTCACCGTGATCGCCTCCGCGCCGGTGAGCGGCGGCAGGATGCC
Protein-coding regions in this window:
- a CDS encoding M24 family metallopeptidase, with the translated sequence MVWARGELLGALLSEEKAEALVVLAGSSRDPDLQPFVGGARLGDACVVAHGGGAWLAYFTSMEREEAARAGAGGVELVHPADFGMETLRREGKSSEEIFAAAVKAACDWAGVAPGRVALAGRPAAGLAVAMARMLEEAGWKPVSGRGLMLALRRTKTESEVEGIASASRATVEAFESVARMLARSSLREDGELWLEEERLTVARVKALAARVFAGHGLEQPESSIVAPGEEGATGHSTGTPERVLRAGESIVVDLFPRGRLFADCTRTFCVGEAPAALAEAHALVLEALEVSLDAVRPGVRGWTLHEQVCRLFENEGFAVPDKNPGTQMGYFHLLGHGVGYELHELPSFRKSGPGTDEFVAGDVVTIEPGLYDPDAGWGVRLEDLVVVTEDGMTNLTPLPRDLDPRSW
- a CDS encoding YifB family Mg chelatase-like AAA ATPase, which gives rise to MNSATPWGVEAREVQVEVAAYFGLPAMQLIGLPDTAVRESRDRVRAAIRSSGYDLQSRNVVINLAPADLRKEGNQLDLPIALGLLTANRELTAESLEGRMACGELGLDGEVRPVRGALSITELAGRLGIREVLLPAANSRQAASIIGTKVIPVAHLREAIEHLTGDRVLTPATAMPPQRSTDGTEPDFSDVRGQETAKRALEIAAAGGHNVLFVGPPGTGKTMLARRLPGILPPLTGAEAITVTKIHSLSGLAHGAGGLVWTRPFRSPHAGVSSSGLIGGGSVPRPGEISLAHAGVLFLDELPEFRRDALEALRQPLEDGAVTVVRAKARLTFPARFTLVAACNPCRCGHLGDPRAECVCAAGDIDRYRRQLSGPLLDRIDLHVEMPVPSLEDLKGPACESSAEIAERVAAARRTQAFRFPTGHPEPLNSAMSRRDLEEHCQPTEAAQSLLDAAFERLAMSARALARALKVARTIADLDSSPRIDVTHVAEAIQYRPLDRRNP
- the guaB gene encoding IMP dehydrogenase, encoding METSDSGGGTPALALTFDDVLLAPGLSEVHPNAVRLGTRVTRGIELNIPLISAAMDTVTEAELAIALAQEGGIGVIHKNLSIEAQATEVDRVKRSEAGMIVNPITIRPEQRIHEALDLMARFKISGVPVTDREGHLVGILTNRDLRFETNTSRPVSELMTHENLVTVPQGTTLEQAKAQLHQHRIEKLLVVDDDGNLKGLITVKDIQKMMEYPIACKDDLGRLRVAAAVGTAGDYLERAQALASAQADVLVVDSSHAHSRGVLDAVERIRETLPDAQLLVGNVATADGARELAERGADGIKVGIGPGSICTTRVVTGAGMPQVTAIRDAASAAADLPVVADGGIRFSGDLTKALACGAHSVMVGSLLAGTEESPGETILYQGRSYKAYRGMGSLSAMADGSADRYFQSDDQPLSKLVPEGIEGMVPHKGSVHQVIGQLTGGLRSGMGLSGCASVGELRTRARMIRVTAAGQKEGHAHDVLITKEAPNYWVDRN
- a CDS encoding M23 family metallopeptidase; the protein is MRRTRQFRISSRWLAAIAVAAGLVLGVTGWVTVYQVRSAVQLRDLERIQRENVDLRRSNASFESSVSRLQQALTEAEDRTRDLAIVAGLEQIVGGEPESRLSEAGAGGTFTSLKTPDSSDLSLLEARASLLGGQLDAVDGAFQERQLVLDSTPMTWPVRGVINSGFGFRRDPITGQRAHHSGLDISADRGFPVRATADGIIVRAERMGNLGRAVYVLHRFGYETRYGHLAEILVEEGQEVHRGDVLGRVGNSGRATGYHLHYEVRLEGDPRNPFEYLRDQG
- the trxA gene encoding thioredoxin, with protein sequence MASEQIFNVDSQSFDDQVLGSDTPVLVDFWATWCGPCRMVAPILDELAGEYDGRLRIAKLDVDHAQDVAVRYGVQGIPHFILFKDGEILGRMTGAAPKMRFEAFLNDHV